One Desulfosoma caldarium genomic window, GGAGGCGTTCAAAAAGAAGTACGGCGTGTCGCTGGGGTTCATGAGCTTTTTCGTCAAGGCCTGTGTGCAGGCCCTTAAAGAAATTCCAGAGGTCAACGCCTTTATCGACGGGGAAGACATCGTGTACCACCGCCATGTGCACATGGGCATTGCGGTGGGCGCGCAACGTGGGTTGGTGGTGCCCGTCATTCGGTACGCGGATCGTTTGAGCTTTGCGGATATTGAAAAGGCCATCGATGATTTTGTTCAGAAAATTCAAGCGAATCGACTGCAGTTGCGCGATCTTGAAGGGGGAACCTTTACCATCAGCAACGGCGGTATCTACGGATCCCTACTGAGCACGCCCATTCTGAATCCTCCTCAGAGCGCCATTCTGGGGTTGCACAAGATCGAAGATCGGCCCATCGCCCTGAACGGCCAGGTGGTCATTCGACCCATGATGTATGTGGCTTTGAGCTACGACCATCGCCTTATTGACGGCCGTGAAGCGGTGACCTTTCTACGAAGGGTCAAGGAAGGGATCGAAGAGCCAGAGCGGCTGCTCGTGGGCATTTGAGTCTGAGGGGTGAAAGGGGAGTCCGAGATGGCGGAAAATCAATTCGACCTGTGTGTCCTCGGTTCAGGGCCGGGGGGCTACGTGGCCTGCGTGCGCGCAGCCCAATTGGGCATGAAGACGGTCTGCGTGGAAAAGGACGAACGCCTGGGCGGCGTCTGTTTGAATGTGGGCTGTATTCCCAGCAAAGCGCTTTTGGATTCCAGCGAGTTCTATGATCTGGCTCGTCAAAGGTTTGCCGAACACGGCATCGGGTTTGAGGGGCTGAGCCTTGATCTGGCGGCCATGATGGCGAGAAAAGACAAAGTGGTGCACGAGCTCACGGAAAACGTGCGCAAGCTTTTGGAACGCCATCATGTGTCGGTCATTCACGGAACAGGACGGCTGACGGGACCCGGCCGCGTGGTGGTGGACCTTGCGGATTCTTCCAAAGACCCGGTGGAACTGAGAGCCCGTTCGGTGATTTTGGCCACAGGCAGTGAACCTGTGGCCGTGCCCCAGGTGACCTATGACGGCCAGTGGATTGTGTCCTCCACCGAGGCGTTGGCGTTTGCCGAGGTGCCCCAAAGGCTTGGCATCATCGGCGGAGGCTACATCGGGCTGGAATTGGGATCGGTGTGGAACCGCTTGGGATCGCACGTTACCGTCATGGAAATGCTTCCCCGCATTGCGACGCTTTTGGATGCCCAAGTGTCTCGATCCTTGGAACGCTTCTTGCGACGGCGCGGTTTTCGATTCCTTTTGGAAAGCCGCGTGCTGAAAGCTTCGGTGGAACAGGGGGAAGTGGTCGTGCGCGTGCAGACCAAGGAAGGGGAAGAACGGCTCGTCTTTGACCGCCTTTTAGTCGCCGTGGGCCGTCGGCCCCGCACGCGAGGCTTGGGTCTGGAGGCCGTGGGGATCGCCATGCATGACAAAACAGGGCATGTTTTGGTGAATGCGCGGTATCAGACCAGCGTCCCCGGCATTTATGCCATCGGGGATCTCATCGCCGGCCCTGCTCTGGCCCACAAGGCGTCCGCGGAAGCCATTGCGTGCGTAGAAGGCATGGCCGGCATGGACAGCGAAGTGAACTATGATGCGGTTCCCGCCATCATTTACACATGGCCAGAAGTGGCCGCGGTGGGCAAAACGGAAGAAGAACTGCGAGCTCAAAACGTGCCTTACTGTGTGGGGACTTATCCCTTCACCGGGGCAGGCCGCGCCCGATGCATGGGGGAAACCGAGGGGTTCGTCAAGGTGCTTTCGCACGCGGCCTCCGGCCGCATTTTGGGAGTTCACATCATCGGCCCTCGAGCGTCGGACATGATCGCCGAGGCGGTGCTTGCCATGGAATGCGGGGTTACGGCCGCCCATGTGGGCCGCATCATGCACGGACACCCCACGTTTTCCGAAGCGCTTCAGGAAGCGGCGCGAGTGGCCACGGCCTGCGCCATCTATGGCAAGGATTGATCTCTGAAAAAGGCGACGGTGCGTCTTTCGGACCAGATGAAGCCGTCAGGGGAAAAGTCGTAGAAACCCACGTGGCTTCCATGACGTGGTGTTTCCAAGAACAGATAAGGGTTGCGATAAGCTTCCTGGTACGGAAAGCATTCCGGACTGAGAAAAGGATCGTCCAAAGCGTTCACGATCAGCGTGGGCACGGTGATGGAATTCAAGAATGGTTTGGAGCTAGCCTTGGCATAATAGTCTTGGGCGTCTCGAAATCCGTGCAAAGGAGCCGTGTATCGGTTGTCGAAATCTTCAAAGGTGACGATGCGCTCATAGCCCCTCGTGTTCAGTGTTTCCGGAAAAAGGTCTTCCTTGGCTTCAATCTTTTTGCGAAGCCTTTTGAGAAATCGTTTGAGATAGATGCGGTTGGAGGGCCGTGAGATGGCTTTGGCCGATGCAGCCAAATGGCACGGCACGGAAAAGACAGCCGCCGCTCGAAGCTGCGGTGGGACACGGCGAGCGCTCTCTCCGAGATATTTTAAAATCAAGTTTCCTCCCAAACTGAACCCCACCAGCACCACGGCGTCATAGCATGGCCGTTCCAAAACATGTTTCACAACCTCATCTAAATCCTGCGTAAATCCGCTATGATAAAAAAAAGGTTTTCGATTGGGTTCTCCGCTGCATCCTCGATAATTGAGGGCGCACACGTCCCAACCTGCTCTATTGAGCGCTCGGGCCATGCCCAACACATAGGGCCGGCGCGAGTGCCCTTCCAGGCCATGGCATAAAATACAAACAGAGGAAGAGCCGACGCGAGACCAGTCCAGATCGAGGAAATCGCCGTCAGATGTTTCCAGCCTTTCGCGCCTGTAGACGACACCGGGCACAAAGCGCACTTGGTTTGCTACGATCATTTGCAGATGAGGATTCCTTAAAAAGCGCGGCGCACAATAGCAGCACGGAAGCACCATCGGTTCCCCTCCGAGGATAAGCGAAACGCAAGCGGTTGGCCGGATTAGTATGAGGCGTTTTCATACACCGTGGCGCCCTCGTAAACAAGGGGCTTAAGTACGGTGAGTCTCCAAGGTGAGCGGCGCCTTGACTTTCACCTTACTTTCACTCTATGCTTTCGGAAAAAACGCTTTTTTTGAACAGGAGGTTTTTCATGAAACTGACGGCGGCACAAAAACGCGTCTACGATTTTCTGCAAGCCTACATGATCCTGCACGGCCATGCGCCGTCGTACGAGGAAATTCGAAAACACTTGGGGTTTCGGTCCTTGAATGCCGTCTACAAGCACGTGAAGCAATTGGAAGAGCGAGGCTATGTGCGAAGCCTTGGGAAAAACCGAAAGCGCGCTCTGGAACTCGTGGAACTTCGCAGCGGCGGAAGGTCCGTTCCTTTTTTGGGCGTGGTGGCCGCGGGTACTCCCATTGAAGCGGTGGAAGTGCCGGAGACGGTGGAGGTGCCCGAAAGCCTTTTGGCCGGCGGAGAACATTTCGCTCTGAGGGTTCGAGGCGATTCCATGATCGATGAAGGGATTCGGGAAGGCGACATTCTCATCGTCAAGAAGCAGCCAACCGCCGAAAACGGGCAGACGGTCGTGGCCTTGGTAGACGGGGAAGCGACGGTCAAGCGGTTTTTCCTGCACGATACGATGGTGGAGCTTCGGCCGGCCAACAGAGCTATGGCTTCTTTGATGGTGCCCGCGGACAGCGTCTCCATTCTCGGCGTTGTGGTTGGCTTGGTCCGACACTATCGGCATCGGTTGGGCCTATGAGGCATCCTGCACCGATGCTGATCGTCGTTGGAAACCCGATGCACCCAAACTGCTAGGGTGATCCGTTCTCGGCACTCCAAAAAATCTTCGTCACGACGCATGGCACCGAGGTTTTTTTGACCTGGCACGCAGCCTGCTTTAGGGAATGGGACGAAGCCGCTTGATCGGGCTTTGGTTTTTGAAGCTTGAGTCTAAAGGAGGACATGCGATGCCAGGATTAGACAGAACAGGACCGTGGGGCATGGGTCCGCGAACGGGTCGAGGCTTGGGCTGGTGCGCTGGGCCGGCGGGAGCGGGGCCGAGGACTGCGGCCTATGGATGGGGCTTCGGCCGTGGCGGCCGAGCTCGAGGAATGCGTTGCGGTTGGGGCCCTTGGGGTGCGTTGTGGCGAGGTCCACTGGGTCTTGGATGGGGCTGGTTTGGCGCTCGCCCACTGAGCCGCGAGGAAGAGCTTCAGTGGCTCAAAAATGAAGCGGCGTCTTTGGAACACGCCTTGGAACAGGTTCGAAAAACCATGGCGTCTTTGGAACAGGAAGGCCAGGCGTAATGTCAACCCAGGTTTGTCATGCTCAACGCTAGGTCGACCCGATGATTCGGGGAGTCTTTTTCCTTCACAGCGTGTCCATCTTCCTGCTCACTTATTTCCTTCAGCGTCGCGCTCTTGAACACCACAAGGATCTCTTCGACGGGGCAGGCCTCTGTGCCTGCCCGTCCTCCGTGCCGAAGGTAAGGTTTGCCACTCGAAGTCGCCAGACTCTAGACGTGCCGACGATCTTGTCGGCGAAATTTTGGCGATGAGCGCCTTGGGTTTTTTTACGCGTTGGGCTTGCGTGCTGGTCTTCAACGGCGTCGAACATCTCCCAGGAAAGATGAAAGCATCAAGTCTTCGTTTATCCGCATCCTTCGAGCCGCGCAGGGTGTCGGCCATGGGCCGGAGCTTGGTTTTCTGTTTGAGAGCGGCGGCGCTTTTGAGTGCCTCTGAGTTGGTCTTTCGCTTTGCTTTGTTCGACCTCCAATGGACCTTGCTGCATCTGAATCGACGCCTCCGAACAGGAGCGGTGAGCCGTACCTGCAGCCGCAGCGATGGTCTTGCACGTTTCAACAAAACAGAATCTTAACATACTGAGTCACATCGACTCGCCGCTTGGTCGCAGCGGCTTGTCGCTGAAGTGCCATAAGCTCGATGGGATGCCCTGTGTCTGCGGTGCGGTAGCTCTCGCCTCAAGGCGGACATCGAAAAAGGTAACTATTCTGGATAATGAGTAAATCTTGACCCGTGCTGCCATTGCAGGCGACCGTGTGGAACACGGGCACCTTCTTTTCCGCAAACGCCACATACCATCTTCTTCACCCTCCAGAACGATAGACCAATCTTGTCTTCCGTATGCAGGGTCAGAACATACGGAAGTTAATGAATCTTTTCGAGAATTTGCTTCAAGGCGCCATGGAATGTGATCCGGAAAGGGAAGATTCTCATTCGCGGTCAGGGTTCTTTCCGGATCCGCCGCACTGGGGACACACGGCGTTAGCGTAATCGGCGCAGCACGCCCCGGGGCCAATGACGGGTTCGACGCCGCAGATGAGGCCCGTGCCTGCGCAGCGAGGACAAACGGCATGGCCTGCTGTGCTCGCTAGTTCCGAAGCGGGAATCTTGGCTTGGGGCGCGGAAACTTCCGAGTTTTTGTCCACTGTGCGCTCCTTTGTGTTGTTTGTTGGCTTTTCAAAACCACAGTGACACGTTAAAAACATGGAAACAAGGCCTTGGCGCCGAACGTTTGTCCACTTCAAAGCGTGGTGATTCGTCCATGCGTGCGCCCAAAGTTCTTTTTGTGGAAGACGACGCCTCTTTGCGGTTGACCCAGAGCCTCTATCTGGAACAGGAGGGCTTTGCGGTGGTGGTGGCGTCGAGCCGTTTCGAGGCGCGGCGGGCTTTGCGTGAGGAGGCCTTCGATGCCGTGGTGACAGACCTGCGACTGGGGGATGCCAGTGGCCTCGATGTGTTGGCCGATGTGCGGGAACTGAGGCCGGAAGCGGAAACGGTGGTCATCACGGGCTACGGGTCGGTGGAAAGCGCCGTGGAAGCCATGAAACGCGGCGCTTATGACTACTTGACCAAGCCAGTGGATCCGGAAGCGCTGGTTCGCGTTCTCAGAAAAGCCCTGGAGCGGCAGCGGTTGCGCCGGCAGGTGGATCACCTCACGCGCCGCTTCACGGAGGAAGCGGGGCTGAACCGCATTGTGGCGGAAAGTCCAGCCATGAAGGCCGTCATGGAACGGCTGGATGACGTGGCCGCCAGCGACGCCCCCGTGCTCATCGAGGGGGAAAGCGGCACCGGCAAAGAGCTTATGGCCAAGTGGATTCATCAGCGCAGTCGACGCGCAGTAGGGCCTTTTGTGGGCATCAATTGCGGAGCCCTGCCGGAAACCCTTTTGGAAACGGAACTCTTCGGGCATGTGCGCGGGGCTTTCACCGGAGCCCACCAGCCCAAGAAAGGGCTTTTTGAGGCGGCCGACGGCGGCACTCTCTTT contains:
- the lpdA gene encoding dihydrolipoyl dehydrogenase → MAENQFDLCVLGSGPGGYVACVRAAQLGMKTVCVEKDERLGGVCLNVGCIPSKALLDSSEFYDLARQRFAEHGIGFEGLSLDLAAMMARKDKVVHELTENVRKLLERHHVSVIHGTGRLTGPGRVVVDLADSSKDPVELRARSVILATGSEPVAVPQVTYDGQWIVSSTEALAFAEVPQRLGIIGGGYIGLELGSVWNRLGSHVTVMEMLPRIATLLDAQVSRSLERFLRRRGFRFLLESRVLKASVEQGEVVVRVQTKEGEERLVFDRLLVAVGRRPRTRGLGLEAVGIAMHDKTGHVLVNARYQTSVPGIYAIGDLIAGPALAHKASAEAIACVEGMAGMDSEVNYDAVPAIIYTWPEVAAVGKTEEELRAQNVPYCVGTYPFTGAGRARCMGETEGFVKVLSHAASGRILGVHIIGPRASDMIAEAVLAMECGVTAAHVGRIMHGHPTFSEALQEAARVATACAIYGKD
- a CDS encoding YheT family hydrolase yields the protein MIVANQVRFVPGVVYRRERLETSDGDFLDLDWSRVGSSSVCILCHGLEGHSRRPYVLGMARALNRAGWDVCALNYRGCSGEPNRKPFFYHSGFTQDLDEVVKHVLERPCYDAVVLVGFSLGGNLILKYLGESARRVPPQLRAAAVFSVPCHLAASAKAISRPSNRIYLKRFLKRLRKKIEAKEDLFPETLNTRGYERIVTFEDFDNRYTAPLHGFRDAQDYYAKASSKPFLNSITVPTLIVNALDDPFLSPECFPYQEAYRNPYLFLETPRHGSHVGFYDFSPDGFIWSERRTVAFFRDQSLP
- the lexA gene encoding transcriptional repressor LexA — protein: MKLTAAQKRVYDFLQAYMILHGHAPSYEEIRKHLGFRSLNAVYKHVKQLEERGYVRSLGKNRKRALELVELRSGGRSVPFLGVVAAGTPIEAVEVPETVEVPESLLAGGEHFALRVRGDSMIDEGIREGDILIVKKQPTAENGQTVVALVDGEATVKRFFLHDTMVELRPANRAMASLMVPADSVSILGVVVGLVRHYRHRLGL
- a CDS encoding DUF5320 domain-containing protein, with translation MPGLDRTGPWGMGPRTGRGLGWCAGPAGAGPRTAAYGWGFGRGGRARGMRCGWGPWGALWRGPLGLGWGWFGARPLSREEELQWLKNEAASLEHALEQVRKTMASLEQEGQA
- a CDS encoding sigma-54-dependent transcriptional regulator, with product MRAPKVLFVEDDASLRLTQSLYLEQEGFAVVVASSRFEARRALREEAFDAVVTDLRLGDASGLDVLADVRELRPEAETVVITGYGSVESAVEAMKRGAYDYLTKPVDPEALVRVLRKALERQRLRRQVDHLTRRFTEEAGLNRIVAESPAMKAVMERLDDVAASDAPVLIEGESGTGKELMAKWIHQRSRRAVGPFVGINCGALPETLLETELFGHVRGAFTGAHQPKKGLFEAADGGTLFLDEVGEVSPAFQVKLLRTLQEGTVRRVGSVKETPVDVRIIAASNQDVARLVQEGRFRQDLYYRIKVVPIVLPPLRERREDILPLAHSILERLSRRMGRKVPELTDQACRRLLDHAWPGNVRELENTLERVMIFSRADRIDAGDLLLEPVESSMGVTPAVPRPQAACSPKEMKEPESFQELSLAEMERRHILAVLQRCGNNRTKAAAVLGIGTNTLWRKLKKYGHEAS